CGCACCAACTCGAGCGCGCGCGAGAACCTGCTCATCATGGTCCTGCTCTATGCTATCGGTGTCACGGCGGGCCTCCTGGTGGGGGCCCTGGGCATCACCTTCTAGGGTGGTCGGGGATGTTGAAGGGGCGCAAGGCGATGGGTCGCGAACGCTATCAGAGGCCTGACGACCCGCGGGGCTCCTCGGGGCACCGTACGGTAGGTGCCGTCGTCGTGCTCCTGGTGCTCGTCATAGGCGGCATCCTCGGGGGTCTCTGGCTGTGGGACAAGGCCAACGATGACTCCAAGGTCGGGAGCCATGACCTCGCCCAGGCGGCGACGGCGAGCGCGACGGCGGCGACGGCCCCGTCGGGCACGCACCTCTCGACCGACGCATTCTCCAACCTCCTCGTCCTCACGGTGGATGACACCTCTGCAGGGAACCCCTCCCTCCAGGGGGCCTATCTCCTCGTCCTGGACACGACCGCTTCGAAGGGCACGCTCGTCACCCTGCCGACCGCCATGTCCGTCGATGCGGGCTCAGGAGGGCAGACCCTGGCGCAGCTCTTCTCGTCCGAGGGTTCCGCCTCATGCGTGGTGCCCCTCGCCGAGGCGACGTCCGTGTCGGTCTCACATGTGGTCGAGATGGACGTGTCGAGCTGGGACACGCTATGGGGGATGCTCAAGGACGGGGCCTCGGCATCCGACCTCATGTCGCAGGCGACGGGCCTCGTCTCCTCGATGCGCACGGACATGGACGCGACGTCGCTGCTCTCGTACATGCAGGAGGTCAGGGGCGTCGGGAGGGCGAACCTGTCCGAGGATGACCTCACGTCCTCCGGGGGCTCGACCGCGAACGTCGATGCCACGCAGCTCGGCATGGCGGTGGGGACGCTCGTCGCGGACGAGTGAGCCGCTCGGTCCCGTCGGCCTTGGCTCGCGTGCGGATTTCTCCTGGAATCAGGCAGGCATCACGCTTGCTGCAACCGTTCCCCCCTGCCGTGCTGATACCCTTTCCACTGATGGCATCAATGGCTGACGGTAGGAGGGCTGCTCCTTGTCTCGTGTCTCTACGCACACCCCTCGGGTCACGGTCATCATGCCCGTCTATAACGTCGACCGCTACGTCGGTCGCGCCATCGAGAGCATCCAGAACCAGACCCTTTCCGACTTCGAGCTCCTCGTGGTCGATGACGGGTCCACCGACCGCAGCGGCGAGGTGGCAGACCGAATCGCCGAGCAGGACATCCGTATCGACGTCATCCATACCGAGAACCAGGGCGCCGCTCGCGCCCGTAACGTCGCGCTCGACCGGGCCCGCGGCACGTATGTCGCCTTCATCGACGGCGATGACTGGCTCGACCCAGGCGCCTTGGCCGAGCTCGTCTCGATAGCCGACACCAACGACCTCGAGCTCGTGGTCGCGGGCTTCTTCATCGAGACCTTCTATGGCAACGGTGACCAGCATACGACCGAGGTCAAGTCCCAGCCGTCGCAGGTCTTCTCGACGCAGCAGGAGTTCCGCACGCAGGCCTGGCGCCTGTTCGACCAGAACCTCCTATATCCGCCCTGGAACAAGCTCTACCTGCGCAGCCGCATCGAGGAGCTTGGGCTCCGATTCAAGCCGACCTTCTGGGACGACTTCCCCTTCGTCCTCGACTTCATCCGAGATGTGAGTCGGGTGGGGGTCACCGAGAAGCCGTACTACCATTTCATCCGACTCAGGGCCGAGAGCGAGACGAGCCGCTGGCGCGACAACATGTACGAGAAGCGCGAGGAGGAGCACGGCTGGATGCTCGACCTCTACGAGCACTGGGGGCTCTCTGGTGACCCTGCGAGCATGGAGGTCGTGCAGCGACGTTACATCGAGCGCCTCGTGGGGTGCATAGAGAACGTCTGCGAGCCGAGCTGCACGCTCAGCACCACCGAGAAGCGCGCGCTCATCGCCAAGATGATCTCGACCGATCGCGCCCAGCTCGCGGTGGAGGTCGCCCATCCCCAGTCCAAGATGATGAGTGCGATGCTCGTACCGATACGTCGCAAGGACGCCGCGATGGCCCTCACGGAGGGCCAGGTCATCTCATACGTCAAGCGTCATAACACGAAGCTCTTCGCCACGCTCAAGGCCAATCGCTAGCGGTCGGCCTCGTCGCCGGTCATGACCCAGGCGCATGCGTCCTGGCAGAGCCGTCCCTCCTCGTCGAGTGGGGCGGAGGTGAGGAGTACCCTCCCCTCCGGGAGCGTGCATGGCTGCCTGCCGAAGTTCGCGAGGCAGGCCCAGCCGTTCGCACGTCGGTAGGCGATGACGCCGCCCTCGAGACCTTCCGCGCCGTCGGGGGCACCTGACGGCGCATCCTCATCGAGCCACTGGAAGTCGTTCATCCGGGCGAGGTCGTCCGTGGGGTTCCTGAGGGTGTGACGCAGGCGGAGCGCCTCGCGATAGAAGGCGAGTGTCGAGCTCTCGTCAGACGACTCGACGTCGACGGCGTCCCCGCCGAACCAGGACGGCTGGGGGAGGTGCGGGCCAGTGGCCTCTCGACCGTCCTGCGCCGTCCGAGGGGAGAACCCGAAACTGCCTCCGAGGCCGAACTCGTCGTCCGCATGTGCCAGGCAGGGGGCGTCCGAGGACGTCCACGGAAGCGGGACCCGGCATCCGTCACGTCCCTTGAAGGTCGCGGCCTGTACGGAGCAGGTGGCGGTGGGGTCCTCGAGGCAGTCCCAGGGCAGGTCGGCGACCTCGAAGAGGCCGAGCTCCTCTCCCTGCCAGAGGTAGGCCGAGCCCGGGAGTGCCAGCTCGAGGAGGAGTGCCGCACGTGCCCTCCTGAGCCCGAGTGCGCGATCCTCGTGGTAGCTCCTGCCGTCGCGCGTGAGCCAGTCCTTCGCAAGCTGATGGAAGGCGGTCCCCTCGACCTGGGGGAGGGCATAGCGCGAGGTGGCCCTCACCATGTCATGGTTGGAGAGGACCCAGGTGGATGTGGAACCTGCCCTCCTGCCGCTGGCGACGCCCGCCTCGATGGCGTCATGGAGCCCATCGCGGCTCCAGAGGCTCTTCGCGAAGTCGAAGTTGAACACCTGGCCGAGCTCGTCGGTGCTGGCGTAGAGGTACTGACGCTCCGGCTCGACCCATGCCTCGCCCACGGCGAACCGGCGGGGCTCGTACTCGTCCAGGACGCGTCTCCAGGAACGGTAGATGTCATGCAGCTCGTTACGGTCGTAGAGCGGGTGGCTCCCATCGATGGGAAGCCATGACTCCCCGACCGCGTCCCAGCGGTCGAGCTCCTCGACGGGACGGTCGAGGTCCTTCGCGAGACCATGTGCCACGTCCACGCGGAACCCATCCGTCCCGTGGTCGCACCAGAAGCGCAAGGTCCTCTCGAAGTCGGCGCGCACCTCGGCGTTGTCCCAGTTGAGGTCTGGCTGCTGCCAAGCGAACAGGTGCAGGTACCACTGGCCGTCGGGGGTGCCGTCGGACATGGTCTCGGGCATGCGTTCCCAGGTCGATCCCCCGAAGTGCGAGGTCCAGGTGGTCGGGGGCTCCTCCCCGTGTTCCCCGAGACCGTCACGGAAGAGGTAACGGTCCCTTGCGGGCGAGCCCGGGGGAGAGGCGATGGCCTCCCTGAACCAGGGGTGGAGGCGTGAGGTGTGGTTGGGCACGAGGTCGACCACGACGCGGAGGCCTCGCGCATGGGCTGCTGCCGTGAGGGCATCGAAGTCGTCGATGGTCCCCAGGCGTGGGTCGATGGCCCGATAGTCCTCGACGTCATAGCCGCCGTCTGCGAGCTCGCTCGGATAGAAGGGGGTGAGCCAGAGGGCGTCGACCCCCAGGTCTGCGAGGTAGTCGATCTTCGAGGTGATCCCGGCGAGGTCGCCGATGCCGTCGCCGTCGGAATCCTTGAACGACCGGGGGTAGACCTCGTACACGACCGCCTGGGCCCACCAGTTCTCGTCGGTGGCCTGTCCCATGGAATCCATGGCGCTCCTTTCTGCATGCTCGTAAGAGGTTCAAACAAATAACGTCGATATTCTTATCATAGATGAGGCGTCCATCCGTCAAGAACTCAAAGTTTTACCTACTAATTTCTGAGATTTAAATGGACAGCTCGTTTACCAGGTGCAATACCGCTCGTTGTCAAAATCCTACCATTGAGCCGAAAACATGTTCAAACAAATTACGCATGACTTAGAGTGTAGACGTTCAAACAACAGAGTCAACGAGGAGCGCGCTCCTCAGAGGACAGGAATCAGGGTGGGGCCACAGGTCCTGCCTAGGCGGTATCAACAGGGAGGAAGACATGGGCGCTAACGGATTGAACCAGAGCATGAGCAGGAAGCAGTTCGTGATGCTGGGAGGTGCCGTCCTCGCGGGGCTCGGCCTCAGCGCATGTGGCGGCTCCGGCTCCTCGACGAGCTCGAGCACGACAAGCTCCACCACGGCCGCGGCCACGGGAACGGTCTACTACCTCAACTTCAAGCCGGAGGCCGACGAGCAGTGGCAGGCGCTCGCGAAGACCTATACCGACCAGACGGGCGTCGAGGTCAAGGTCGTCACCGCAGCCTCCGGAACCTATGAGGAGAAGCTCAAGAGCGAGATGTCCAAGAGCTCTGCGCCGACGCTCTTCCAGGTCAGCGGCTATGTCGGACTCGAGAACTGGAAGGAGTACTGCGCCGACCTCTCGGGCACCGACATCTACAACCAGCTCACCGACACCAACCTGGTGCTCAAGGAGGACTCGAAGGTCGACGCCATCGGCTACGTCGAGGAGTACTTCGGCATCATCTACAACAAGACCCTGCTCACGAAGGCGGGCTACTCCGAGTCCGACATCACGAGCTTCGCCACGCTCAAGAAGGTCTGCGACGACATCCAGGCCCGCAAGGACGAGCTCGGCGTGAAGGGTGCCTTCACGAGTGCCGGCATGGACTCGAGCTCGAGCTGGCGCTATACCAACCACCTCGCTGACATTCCCCTGTACTACGAGTTCAAGGAGGACAACGTCACCAACCCCGATTCGATCAAGGGCACCTACCTCCCCAACTACAAGGACATCTTCGACCTCTACATCACGGACAGCACCTGCGACAAGGCGTCCCTCTCGGCCAAGACCGCTGATGACGCCACGAGCGAGTTCGTGAACGGCGAGGCCGTCTTCTATCAGAACGGCACCTGGGCCTATGACGACATCAAGGCCCTCGGCGACGACACCTTCGGTCTCCTCCCCATCTACATCGGCGTGACCGGCGAGGAGAAGCAGGGCATCTGCGCGGGTACCGAGAACTACTGGTGCGTCAACACCGAGGCCTCCGAGGATGACCAGAAGGCAACGCTCGACTTCATGAACTGGGTCGTCACCTCTGACGAGGGCACCAAGTCGCTCGCCGACGACATGGGATTCAACTGCCCGTTCAAGAGTGCGAAGGCGGCCTCGAACCCGCTCGTCAAGATCGCGAACACGGTGAACTCCTCCAAGACCCCCGTCTCGTGGGCATTCTCCGTCCAGCCGGGCGACGAGTACCGCAAGACCCTCGCCAACGCGCTCACTGCGTATGCCGCAGGTGGCACATGGGATGACGTCAAGGTCGCCTTCGTGGACGACTGGGCGACCGAGAAGGCGGCCTCTGCGTCCGCATAGGGCCTGGGGAACCGCATCTCATCCATGTCATGAGAGGGGAGGGGCGCAGCGTGCACGTCGTCTGCGCCCCTCCTTCCGGAAGGAGACCAAATGTCCAAGGTGCTGAAGAAATGGTGGCCGCTCTTCGTGCTTCCGACCGCCCTGTCGTTCGTCTTCGGGTTCGTGATTCCGTTCGTCCAGGGGACGTACCTCTCGTTCTGCCAGTTCAAGGTCATCAGCGACACGACGTTCGTGGGGCTGCGCAACTACGTTGACGCCCTCTCCGACTCGCAGTTCATGAGCTCGTTCGGCTTCACGGCGCTGTTCGCCGTGACGGTGACGGTGCTCGTGAACGTGTTCGCCCTCGCCATCGCGCTCGCCCTCACGCGCAACCGTCTCAGGGGAACGAACGCCTACCGCACGGTGTTCTTCATGCCCAACCTCATCGGTGGCATCGTGCTCGGCTACATCTGGCAGATCCTCATCAACTGCGTCCTGTCCAACGTGGGCGCGGACCTCCTCGCGCTCAACACGGTGGCCGGCTATTGGGGCCTCGTGCTGCTCACGCTCTGGCAGCAGGTCGGCTACATGATGATCATCTACATCGCTGGCCTGCAGTCGATCCCGACCGACTATATCGAGGCCGCAAAGGTGGATGGTGCCAACGCCTGGAAGACGCTCTGGAAGGTCAAGATCCCCAACCTGATGCCCACGATCACCATCTGCCTGTTCCTCACCATCACGAACGCCTTCAAGCTCTTCGACCAGAACCTCGCGCTCACGGGAGGTGACCCCAACCACTCCACCGAGATGCTGGCACTCAACATCTACAACACGTTCTACTCGCGCGTCGGGGCCAAGTGGATGGGCATCGGCCAGGCCAAGGCGGTCATCTTCTGCATCCTGGTCGTCGCGATCTCGCTCATCCAGCTCAGGGCGACGAAGTCCAAGGAGGTGCAGCAGTAATGGGAACCAAGAGGTCATCAGCTGTCGCGTCGGGCAAGGGCATCGGTCGCGAGAAGCTCACCAACCGCATCATCAGCATCTTCTTCGCGGTGCTCTCACTCGCCTGGATCTACCCCATGGTCATGATCTGCATCAACTCCTTCAAGCAGGAGTCGGCGATCAACACCAGCAGCGTGTTCGACCTGGTCACGGGGGACACCTTCGCGGGAGTCGCGAACTATATCACGGCACTCACCAAGCAGGGGTTCGCCTCGGCGTTCGGGTACTCGCTCGTCATCACGGTCACGTCGGTGGTGCTCATCCTCGTCTGCTGCTCGATGTGTGCCTGGTACGTCGTGCGCGTCAACAACCGCTTCTGCAAGGTGCTCTATCTCCTCTTCGTCTTCTCGATGGTCGTGCCCTTCCAGATGCTCATGTTCACGCTCTCCAACCTGGCTGACACGCTGGGGCTCAACACGCCCTTCAACATCTGCTTCATCTATCTGGGATTCGGTGCCGGGCTCGCGGTGTTCATGTTCTCGGGCTTCGTGAAGACCATTCCCACCGAGATCGAGGAGGCGGCCATGATCGACGGCTGCAGCCCGGTCCAGACGTTCTTCCATGTGGTCCTCCCCATCATGAAGCCGACGTACATCTCGGTGGGGATCCTCGAGACCATGTGGGTGTGGAACGACTACCTCCTGCCCTACCTCGTGCTCGACACCACCAAGTACAAGACGATCCCCATCCTCATCCAGTACTTCCGCGGTGGCTACGGCAGCGTGGAGCTGGGGCCGATGATGGCCTGCATCATGATGGTCATCATCCCGATCGTGGTCGTCTATCTCATCTGCCAGCGTTACATCATCAACGGTGTCGTCGCAGGTGCCGTCAAGGGCTGAGGGCCCGTACGGACAGGTCGTATCAGGGATCATGTAGCATCCATGCACGGGCATGCGATGCCTTACGGAAGGAACGCACAATGGCTGAGGTCGTGCTCAACAAGCTGAAGAAGGTCTATCCCAAGGAGACGGTCAAGAAGTCCCGTCGTCGCCGGAAGTCTGCCGACGAGCCCGAGAGGAAGAGCAACCTCCAGGTGACCGACGAGGGCGTGGTGGCGGTGCAGGACTTCAGCCTCACCGTCCATGACAAGGAGTTCGTCGTGCTCGTAGGTCCCTCGGGCTGCGGGAAGTCCACGACGCTGCGCATGGTGGCCGGCCTGGAGGACATCTCCTCCGGCGAGCTCACCATCGATGGCAAGGTGATGAACGACGTGGCGCCCAAGGACCGCGACATCGCCATGGTGTTCCAGAGCTATGCCCTGTACCCCAACATGACGGTCTACGAGAACATGGCCTTCACGCTGAAGCTCAAGAAGATCCCCGAGGCCGAGATAGACGCGAAGGTGCGGTCGGCGGCCGAGACCCTTGGCATCACCGACTACCTGGACCGCAGGCCCAAGGCCCTCTCGGGAGGCCAGCGCCAACGTGTGGCCATCGGTCGCGCCATCGTGCGTAACCCGAAGGTGTTCCTCATGGACGAGCCCCTCTCGAACCTCGATGCCAAGCTCAGGAACCAGATGCGCACCGAGCTCATCAAGCTCCGCCATGAGATCGACGGCACCTTCATCTACGTCACGCACGACCAGACGGAGGCCATGACGCTGGGCGACCGCATCGTCATCATGCGCGACGGGTTCATCCAGCAGATCGACACCCCCCAGGAGGTCTTCAACCATCCTGCGAACCTCTTCGTGGCCGGGTTCATCGGCGTTCCGCAGATGAACTTCTTCGACGCGGAGCTCGAGCACATGGACGGCAGCTATTCCCTCAGGACGGCGTTCGCCCAGGTCGATCTCGCCCCCGAGACATGCCGGAGGCTCGCGGCCACGGGTGCCGAGGGGGGCTCGGTCCGAGCGGGCGCGCGCCCCGAGCAGATCGAGCTCGCCCCGGCGAACGAGCCTGGCGCCCTGTGCGGCACCGTGGACGTCTCAGAGCTCATGGGCTCGACGGTCCACGTACATGTGGACGTGGCGGGCAACGACTTCGTCCTCGTCATCCCCACGGTCGACTTCGACCGCGATGCCGCCGGCTCGTTTGCCCGCGGCGACGAGATCTGGTTCAAGTTCGAGCCGGATGCCGTCCACCT
This genomic stretch from Atopobiaceae bacterium harbors:
- a CDS encoding glycosyltransferase; the protein is MSRVSTHTPRVTVIMPVYNVDRYVGRAIESIQNQTLSDFELLVVDDGSTDRSGEVADRIAEQDIRIDVIHTENQGAARARNVALDRARGTYVAFIDGDDWLDPGALAELVSIADTNDLELVVAGFFIETFYGNGDQHTTEVKSQPSQVFSTQQEFRTQAWRLFDQNLLYPPWNKLYLRSRIEELGLRFKPTFWDDFPFVLDFIRDVSRVGVTEKPYYHFIRLRAESETSRWRDNMYEKREEEHGWMLDLYEHWGLSGDPASMEVVQRRYIERLVGCIENVCEPSCTLSTTEKRALIAKMISTDRAQLAVEVAHPQSKMMSAMLVPIRRKDAAMALTEGQVISYVKRHNTKLFATLKANR
- a CDS encoding glycoside hydrolase family 13 protein — translated: MDSMGQATDENWWAQAVVYEVYPRSFKDSDGDGIGDLAGITSKIDYLADLGVDALWLTPFYPSELADGGYDVEDYRAIDPRLGTIDDFDALTAAAHARGLRVVVDLVPNHTSRLHPWFREAIASPPGSPARDRYLFRDGLGEHGEEPPTTWTSHFGGSTWERMPETMSDGTPDGQWYLHLFAWQQPDLNWDNAEVRADFERTLRFWCDHGTDGFRVDVAHGLAKDLDRPVEELDRWDAVGESWLPIDGSHPLYDRNELHDIYRSWRRVLDEYEPRRFAVGEAWVEPERQYLYASTDELGQVFNFDFAKSLWSRDGLHDAIEAGVASGRRAGSTSTWVLSNHDMVRATSRYALPQVEGTAFHQLAKDWLTRDGRSYHEDRALGLRRARAALLLELALPGSAYLWQGEELGLFEVADLPWDCLEDPTATCSVQAATFKGRDGCRVPLPWTSSDAPCLAHADDEFGLGGSFGFSPRTAQDGREATGPHLPQPSWFGGDAVDVESSDESSTLAFYREALRLRHTLRNPTDDLARMNDFQWLDEDAPSGAPDGAEGLEGGVIAYRRANGWACLANFGRQPCTLPEGRVLLTSAPLDEEGRLCQDACAWVMTGDEADR
- a CDS encoding ABC transporter substrate-binding protein; translation: MGANGLNQSMSRKQFVMLGGAVLAGLGLSACGGSGSSTSSSTTSSTTAAATGTVYYLNFKPEADEQWQALAKTYTDQTGVEVKVVTAASGTYEEKLKSEMSKSSAPTLFQVSGYVGLENWKEYCADLSGTDIYNQLTDTNLVLKEDSKVDAIGYVEEYFGIIYNKTLLTKAGYSESDITSFATLKKVCDDIQARKDELGVKGAFTSAGMDSSSSWRYTNHLADIPLYYEFKEDNVTNPDSIKGTYLPNYKDIFDLYITDSTCDKASLSAKTADDATSEFVNGEAVFYQNGTWAYDDIKALGDDTFGLLPIYIGVTGEEKQGICAGTENYWCVNTEASEDDQKATLDFMNWVVTSDEGTKSLADDMGFNCPFKSAKAASNPLVKIANTVNSSKTPVSWAFSVQPGDEYRKTLANALTAYAAGGTWDDVKVAFVDDWATEKAASASA
- a CDS encoding sugar ABC transporter permease — its product is MSKVLKKWWPLFVLPTALSFVFGFVIPFVQGTYLSFCQFKVISDTTFVGLRNYVDALSDSQFMSSFGFTALFAVTVTVLVNVFALAIALALTRNRLRGTNAYRTVFFMPNLIGGIVLGYIWQILINCVLSNVGADLLALNTVAGYWGLVLLTLWQQVGYMMIIYIAGLQSIPTDYIEAAKVDGANAWKTLWKVKIPNLMPTITICLFLTITNAFKLFDQNLALTGGDPNHSTEMLALNIYNTFYSRVGAKWMGIGQAKAVIFCILVVAISLIQLRATKSKEVQQ
- a CDS encoding carbohydrate ABC transporter permease codes for the protein MGREKLTNRIISIFFAVLSLAWIYPMVMICINSFKQESAINTSSVFDLVTGDTFAGVANYITALTKQGFASAFGYSLVITVTSVVLILVCCSMCAWYVVRVNNRFCKVLYLLFVFSMVVPFQMLMFTLSNLADTLGLNTPFNICFIYLGFGAGLAVFMFSGFVKTIPTEIEEAAMIDGCSPVQTFFHVVLPIMKPTYISVGILETMWVWNDYLLPYLVLDTTKYKTIPILIQYFRGGYGSVELGPMMACIMMVIIPIVVVYLICQRYIINGVVAGAVKG
- a CDS encoding ABC transporter ATP-binding protein; translation: MAEVVLNKLKKVYPKETVKKSRRRRKSADEPERKSNLQVTDEGVVAVQDFSLTVHDKEFVVLVGPSGCGKSTTLRMVAGLEDISSGELTIDGKVMNDVAPKDRDIAMVFQSYALYPNMTVYENMAFTLKLKKIPEAEIDAKVRSAAETLGITDYLDRRPKALSGGQRQRVAIGRAIVRNPKVFLMDEPLSNLDAKLRNQMRTELIKLRHEIDGTFIYVTHDQTEAMTLGDRIVIMRDGFIQQIDTPQEVFNHPANLFVAGFIGVPQMNFFDAELEHMDGSYSLRTAFAQVDLAPETCRRLAATGAEGGSVRAGARPEQIELAPANEPGALCGTVDVSELMGSTVHVHVDVAGNDFVLVIPTVDFDRDAAGSFARGDEIWFKFEPDAVHLFDQQTERNLI